The genomic segment GAGGCCGAGTTGATCCTGCCCGTGCCTCTGCACGGCCTGCGCCTCTGGCGCCGGCGCTTCAACCAATCGGCCCTGCTGTCTCGAGAGATCGCGAGGGTTTCGGGAACGCCGTGCGACCTGCGGGCGCTCGCCCGTGTGAAGGCGACACGGCCCCAGGTCGGCCTGACCCGCCATCAGCGCGCGATGAACCTTCAGGGTGCCTTTCGCGTGCCGGACGACGCGCGATCGCGGATCGCCGGCCGGCGCCTTCTGCTGATCGACGACGTCGCCACCACCGGTGCCACGGGCAACGCCGCCGCACGGGTGCTGCTGCGCGGCGGTGCGGCGAGCGTCAACCTCCTCACCTTCGCGACCGTGACGCGTGACGGGCTGTAAGCCCGTTCCGTCCCCAAGAACGGAAAACGGGGGCCACAAGGGCCCCCGTCCAACCGATCCATCTCAGACGCAGCGATGCGTCTTAAGCGTTTGCCGGTTCCATGCGGCCCCCGGCCTGAACCTGCGCCTCGGCCGGTTGGTCGAGCACCTTGCCGCGGGGCCCGACCCAGGCGCCGACCCACTTGCGCTGCCACAGGAACAGGCAACCGAGCACGAGGCCGGTGAACAGGGCGTAGGCCACGAAGCCGGTGGCGAACCCGCCGGTATATTGCTTCGAGAAGCCCATGACGTTGGGCAGGATCGCGCCGCCGAGCGCCCCGACCTCGCCGATCATTGAGCCGGCCACCGCAGTGTTGGTCGGCCAGCGCAGGGGCACGAGCTGGAACAGCGCGCCGTTACCCGCGCCGAGCGCGGCAAAGCAGAGCATGAACAGCAGCGTTGTCACGGCGAGCGAGGGCGTGGCGGTCAGCGCCAGGAACGAGCCGATCGCGGCCAGAAGCACCAGGGAGAGGACGAGGATGCCGCCCATCCGGTCGGCGAAGTAGCCGCCGAGGATGCGGATGCCGGAACCCATCAGGGCTGCCAGCATCGTCAGGCGCCCGGCCTCGACCTTCGTGACCGCGAACTGCTCGTAGAAGAAGGTTGGCAGGAAGTTCGACAGGCCGATGAAGCCGCCGAAGGTGATGATGTAGATCAGCGAGAACGACCAGCCGTCCTTGGTGAACAGGCAGGAGACGTGCTCCTTGAAGGTCTGGCCGTGGCAGTCCGGCGGCTCCTTGGCGAGAAAGATCATCACGAGGATCGGGAGGATCATCACGAGGCCGGCAAAGCCGTAGACCGCCTGCCAGCCATAGGCCTGGGCCAGCGGCGGCGCGAACAGCACGGCGAGCACGGTGCCGGAATTGCCGGCGCCCGCGATGCCCATGGCGAGCCCCTTGTGCTCCGGCGGGAACCAGCCCGAGCCGAGCGAGAGCGCCACGCCGAACGAGGCGCCGGCGATGCCGAGCAGCACGCCCATGGCGAGCACGTCGTTGTAGGAGGAGACGAAGAAGAAGCCGTAGGCCATCGCCAGAACGATGACGCCCATCTCCGTCAGTGCCGCGTTCTTGCGGCCGATATACTGGGCCAGGATCCCGAGCGGAAAGCGCATGATCGCGCCGGCCAGGATCGGAAGCGAGATCATGAAGCCGGTCTGGGCCGGGGTGAGGCCGTAGGTCTCGGTGATGAACGGGCCCATGGCGCCGTTGAGCACCCAGATCGCGAAGCAGAAATCGAAATAGAGGAAGGCAGCGAACAGGGTCGGGGGGTGGCCCGACTTCATCACGGTCTTGAAGGATGCCATCGGCGTGCTCGTTGGGCTCGAAGACGCGCCGCTGGCCTAAACCGGGCGCGGTCTCTCATGCGGAAGAGTGTGTCCGGACATGCGCCGTCCGAGCGCGAGGCGCCGTTGCCCCGCTCGCCGCCCGAGGGCTGCGAGGCCGGCAATGCAGCCGGCGTGCCAACTCTCTCCCCGCTTGAAACCGACGGTCACGCCCGGATGCGACCGCCGCGTGCTGTCGATGCGGGCACGACTGCCTATGAACGATGCAGCGGCGACGCTGCCTCAAACGATGGCAGCGCCGCGATCCACGACCCGGACCACGCTGCGGCCGCTGCCGCGCTTCTCCACCCGGATCTGCACGGCGATGCGTTCCATCATTCCAGCGACGTGCGTGATGACGCCGACCTTACGGCCGCGGCCCTGAAGCGTTTCGAGGGCATCGACGGCCAAGTCGAGGGTCTCGGCGTCGAGCGAGCCGAAGCCCTCGTCGATGAACAGGGTGTCGACGAAGGATTGCCGCCCTTCCAGGCCGGACAGCGCCAGCGCCAGCGCCAGTGAGACGAGGAAGCGTTCACCGCCCGACAGGCTACGGGTCGCCCGGCGCTCGTCGCCCATGTCGCGGTCCACCACATGCAGGGCGAGGTCGGCGCCGACGCTGCGGGCGAGACGGTAGCGGGGGCTCAGGGCACGGAGCTGTTCGTTGGCGAGATGCACGAGGTGATCGAGGGTCACCCCTTGCGCGAAGCGGCGGAAGCGGTCACCGCCCGCCGAGCCGATGGCCTCCTCGACCCGGTGCCACGTCGTCAGCTCGGCCGTGGCCGCCTCGATCTCCTCTGCGAGGTCGGCGGCCTTGGCGCGGGCGGCTTCATCCCGGCGCAACTCCGCATCGAGGGCGCCGAGGCGTTGCTGGGCCTGCGCCATGGCGTCGGCGAGCCGGGCCGTCTCCGCCTCGGCGGCGGCGACGTCGATCCCGGCCTCGGCGTCCAGGGCCTCGACATCCGCCCGGCGGGTGGCGAGGGCGGTTCGCGTCTCGGCGGCCTCGCGCTCCAGCCGGTCGAGGCCTGCCCGCAGCGCGTCGCGGGTCTCGGTCGGCACGGCAAGCAGCGCGGCCACCGCCTCGCGCCCGCGCTCACCGCAGGCCTGCGCGAAGGCATCCTCGGCCGCGTTGTGGCGTGCGGCGGCACGCTCCAAGGCCGCGATGGCACCGGCCTCGTCGGTGACGGCACCGGTCAAGGCGCGTGCGGTTTCGGCGCAGGCAGTCTGCGCGGCCTGGAGGGCTTCGCGGGCGGCGCGGCGCTCGTTGTTGAGCCGGGTGCGGTGGGTGCCGGTCGGTTCGCCGCCGAGGAGGCCGGCGCGTTCCGCACGGGCCTGCTTCAGACGGGTCTGCCGGTCCTCGGCCTCGGCGCGGGCCTTCACGGCGGCCCGCGTCTCGGCCTCCCGTGAGGATGCCGCGGCAGCCCGTTCTGGCGCCAGGGCGCCGAGCTGCGCTTCCAGGCCGGCAAGCCGAGTCCGCAACGCTGTGTAAGCCTGCCCAAGCGTCGCGACGCGGTCGGCGCACCTCTCCGAGTCCCGATCGAGATCGGCCAGACTCAGATCGGCGGCGCTCAGGGCGGGCGCGATCTCATCTGCCAGCTCCGCCACGCGCTGGATGAGGGCGGCCCGCGTGCTCTCCGCGCGCTCGGCCGCGAGCCCCGCCTCGGTCCGGCGCCGGGTGAGGGCATCGAGCGCGCGGGCCTCCGCTTCGGCCCGCGCCTCCGCTGCGTCGCGTTCGCGGATCAGCCCGTCGATCTCGCCGCGCAGCGTCCGCGCCGTGGCAAGCACGTGCAGGGTGGCGTCGCGTTCGGCCCGGGCGGTCGTCCCGGCGGCGGCCAGCGCTGGCGCATCGGGCCCCGGCGGCAGCACGGCCGCGAGGCCCGCCGCTTCGAGCGAGGCCAGGAGACCGGGCAGCGTGACGCGATAGCGGGCGGCGGTGGCCGCTGCCGCCTCGGCCGCGGCGGCGGCGCGCTCCTGGGCGTCGTCGCGCCGGCCCTCCGCCGCCGCGAAATCACCGCGGGCGCGGTCGCGGGCGGCTTGATGCTCGCCGATCAGCACATCGAGTTCGGCGCGACGGGTCCGCATCTCCTCGGCGAGGCGGCCGAGCGCGCCGTCGGATTCGTGGGCGTGGGGATGGTCGGAGCTGCCGCAGACAGGGCAGGGCCCGCCTGCGACGAGCAGGCTGCGCAGGCGGGCGGCCTCGCGCGAGACGCTTTCCTCGGCCAGTTCGGCCAGGGGCGCGATCTCGGCGCGGCGGATCCCGGCCTCTTGCAACGCTTGGTCTTCCACCCCGTAGCGCGCGGCGGCCTCGGTCGCGACCAGGCCCGCTTCCACCTCGGCCTCCGCGGCGGCGGCCCGGTCGGCGAGCGCCGTGCCGTGGCGTCCGGCAAGGGCATAGGCCTCGCGCAGGGCATCGAGCAGCCCTTCGAGAGCGGCGCTGCGCGCCTGCGCGGTGGGCTCGGCGAGCGCTGCGAGTGCGGCCTCGCGTTCCGCGCGAGCGCCGGCCAACGTCTCTCGGCGGGCGCGGAACGCGGCGAGGCGGGCCGTGCCGGCTTCCGCCTCGCCGTCGCAGCCGGCAATCTCGGCGCGCCGCGCCGCCCCTTCCTTCCCGGCCGCCTCCGCTTGCTCGCGCAACCGCGCCCGCTCACGGATGCGCCGGGCGAAATCGTCGCCGCGTTCGGCGAGCGGCGCATGGCTGCGGTCGGCCTCGAGCTGGTGGGCCGCGGCGTCGCGTGCCGCCCGCGCCTCGTCGAGGCGACGCTCGATCGCGGCGAGTGCGGCATCCGCCGCTGCCGCCGCTTCGTTCGATCGGAGGGCCGCCTGCGCGGCAGCCGCGGCTTCCTGCTCGGCGATGGCAATGGTCGCATCGAGCGCGGCGGCTCGGTCCCAAAGTGGCCCGAAGCTCTTGAAGACGGCTTCCGCCGCCTCGTCCCCGGCATTCGCCACAGCCCGCTTCGCCTCGGCCGTCGCGGCGGCGGCGCGGGCGTCTCGGACACGGGCAGCGGTCGCCGCGACCCGCGCCTGCGCCTCACCGCGCTCGCGGGCGGTCTCGGCCAAGGCCTCCGCCCGTCCGCGCAGCGGCTCGACCGCGTCGAGTTCGGCGAGCCGGGCCCGGTCCGGTCCGGCCGCGTCCAGGCTTTCACCCGCCGACACGGCGCGCCGTTCGGCCTCTGCGAGCGCCGCGCGCGCGGCCTCGATCCGGCGGGCCGTCTCGAGGATGCGGCCGACCGCCGCCTGCTCGCCGCGCCACGTCTCCAGCCCGGCGCGCAGAGCCTCGCGCTCGGTATTGCGGCTCGACAGCCCCTCCGTATCGAGCAGACCGATCTCGCCGCGGCGGAGCTCCAGCGCCTCGACCGCGCGGCGGTGCTCCTCGTAGCCGAGATGCACCCGCTTCGAGATCTCGGAATAGATCGCCGTGCCGGTGATCTTCTCCAGAAGCTCGGCCCGTTCGCCTTCCGCTGCGAGGAGGAAGGCATCGAACTCGCCCTGCGCCAGCAGCACCGTGCGGCGGAACTGGTCGAAGGTCAGGTCGGTCAGTGCGACCACCCGGTCGAGCACCTGCGTCTTGCCCGCGGCGACGGCGCTGCCATCGTCGAGCCGATGCAGGCGCCGCCGCTCCGCCTGCAGCTTTCCGGTCGCCCGGTTGCGGGCGCGAAAAGCCTCCCAGCCGACGCGGTAGGCAACGCCATCCTGGCCGATGAAATCGACCTCGGCATACCCTGAGCCCGCGCCCCGGCGCAGGATCGCCCGCCCGTCGCTGGCGCTCAGCGCCTCGCCACCGGGATCGGGCACGTCCTCGCGGCGGCTCACGGCGACGCGGGGATAGCGGCCGTAGAGCGCGAGGCAGAGCGCGTCGAGGATGGTGGACTTGCCGGCGCCGGTCTCGCCGGTGATGGCGAACAGGCCGGTGGCGCCGAGCGGCTCGGCCGCGAGATCGACCGCGAAGGGCGCGGCGAGGCTCGCGAGGTTCTCGCCGCGGATCGCGAGGATGCGCATGCGTTAAAGCCTCAGGCTTCCGCTCGTGCGCGGTGGAACACGTCGAGATGGGCGGGCTCGGGGTCCTCGTCCCACTTGGCGCGGAAGGCGAGGCGGAACAGCTCCTCCGGGTCGCGCTCGGACAGGCGCGGCGGCGGTGCTTCGGATTCCTCGATCGCGATCGCGGTCCGCGGCGGCACCGTCACCCGCACATCGACCACGCGCACCGGAAAGCTCTCGGCAATGCGGTCTACCTCAGCGCGGTAGCCGGGCAGCAATCCCTCGCGGGCGAGTCGCACCTGGATGTAGGGCCGCGCCTCCATCGGCAGATCGGGGTCGAGCGCCAGCGCGGCGAGATGATCACCGAGATCGGCCAGCGGCATGTCGCCCGAGGCCGGCAGGCGCAGGAACGGTACGGGGCGGGGAATCTCGATATGCTCGATCTCCGCCGCGCCCGCGCCAAGCGTCACCAGGGTGACCCCGTGGCGGTAGGGCTGCTCGGCGGCCGAGAGCGGGATCAGCGAGCCGCAATAGCGCACCTGTCCCCGGCCCAGCACCTGCGCCCGGTGAAGATGACCGAGCGCCACGTAGCGCGCTTCCTCGGGAAACACGTCGGACGGCACGGCATGCTCGCCGCCGACGAGGATGCGCCGTTCCGCCCCCTCCGATTCGAGCCCGCCCGCCACATGGAGATGTCCGGTGACGAGGAGCGGAAGGCCGGCGAGCCGCGGACGGGCCGCCTCGAAGAGCTGGCCGTAGAGGTCGCGCACCGCCCGTACGATCGGCGAGGTCTCGCCGATGCGGGGCTGCTGGCCGAGCGACGAGAGCGGCGGCAGGCAGGCGGCGGTGGGATAGGAGACGGCGAGCACCTGCGCGGCCACCTCCCCGTTGGCCGAGCGAACCGGAACGAGGTGCCGGTCGAGGTCGATCGCGCCATCGCGGCGTCGGACATTGCCGACGACGTGGACGCCAATGGCTTCGAGCAGCGGGCGCGGTGCTTCCAGCCGCCCGGCGGCATCGTGGTTGCCGGCGGTGATGACGATGGTCATGGCCGGCCGCGCCGCGTGGAGCCGCGCCATCAAGGTGTAGAAGCGGGCCTGCGACTCGCCGGACGGGTTCTGGCTGTCGAAAACGTCGCCGGCCACGACGAGGGCATCGACCTCGCGCTCCACGACGATGGTCTCGAGACAGCCGAACACCGCGTCGTGCTCGCGTTCGCGCGAGAAGCCGCGCAGCGTCTGGCCGATATGCCAGTCGCCCGTATGGAGTACGCGGATCACTGGAGACGCCACTCACCGCTACCGGGGCCGCGACCGTCGCCGCCTCAAGCGTTTTGTAGCGGGTTAGGCCGCCGGCTTCGAGAGCGTCCCGGCCGCAGGCCCGGATCTCCTGTGATTCGTGGGCGACCGGCTCAGTGGCAGACGGTGACCGTCTTCACGATCCAGCCCTCGTCGGCCTGCCAGAGCTTGCGCCGTACGCGGTTGCAGTTGGGGGATTCGGCTGCGGTCCAGGCGGTCTGCGGCCCGAGCGGCTGCGGTGCCGCCTGCGCGACCGCCGTTCGCGCCGGGCGCGGGGGGGCCGCCTTGCGGGCGGCGAGGGCCTCGCCGGGCAGCATCAGGCCAAGGCAAAGCAGTCCGAGCGAAGAGCGGAGGAGGGAGGCGCGCAAGGGAAGGGGTCCGTGGATCGGGCCGAACGGCTACGCTTGATCTAGAGACCCGCCCGGCCAATGCAATCGCCGTCCGCCACAATTCGCCCCGGAATCCGCACCTTTTTTACGAAATCGTTAAAGCCCTTCATTCGGCGCATGGCGGCCGCGCGTGTAACCTTTCGGACACAATGTTCGCACACTTGCCGGTGCAGGAGGCGTGACGGTTGCGATCGGCCCTGACGCCCGGCCGCTTCCTTGCTAGGGAGCAAGCGGGGCAGTTCAGCCGGCCCGGATGATCGTGACCGTTTCCCCGTATTCCGGAGACGTTTCCCGGCCCGGCCACTTCGATCGAGCGATCCATGTCAGTTCAGAACCGCCGTAAGCTTCTTCTCGGAGCCATGACGAGCCTCGGGCTCGCGAGCCTGCCGGCGCGCGTCCTCGCCCAGAGTTTCGAAGGGTTCGACGACGACCGTCTTTATCAGGACAGCGCCGGCCAGCTCTACCGCCGCCGGGGCGGGCAGTACGTTCCCTATAACGGTCGGGTCAGCAACGGACGGCCGGTGCCGGATTCGCAGACGGATCTCGACGCCGAGGCCTATGCCCGTCGCCGGGCCGAGCGCTATGGCGAGCCGCCCGCCGCCGAGGCGCCGAACCAGACGCCGCGCCAGCAGCAGGCCGGTTATCCGGTGCCGCCGCAGGAGCCCGATAACGGCCCGATCGACTACACGCGGGCCTACGCGGCGATCGCCAACGAGCCGTTCCCGGTCCAGGCGATCCCTTACAAGAAGTTCGACCCGGTCTTCCTCCGCCAAGAGGTTGATTTTCGCACGAACGAGGCGCCGGGCACCATCGTCGTCGATCCCAAGGCGCACTTCCTCTACCTCGTCCTGCCGAACGGCCGGGCCCGGCGCTACGGCGTCGGCGTGGGCAAGCAGGGCTTCTCGTGGTCGGGCAGCGCCACCGTCAATTCGAAGCAGGCTTGGCCGGATTGGTATCCGCCCAAGGAGATGATCGCCCGCCGGCCGGACCTCGCCCGCGAGGTCGACAAGCTCCAGAGCGGCCTCGGCGTGCCCGGCGGCAGCCGCAACCCGCTCGGCGCCCGGGCCATGTACCTCTGGCAGAACAACAAGGACACGCTGTTCCGCATCCACGGCACGCTGGAGCCGCACTCCATCGGCAAGAGCGTGTCCTCGGGCTGCATCCGCATGATCAATCAGGACGCCATCGACCTGTTCAACCGCGTCGAAGTCGGCGCGAAGGTGGTGGTGCTCGGCTGATCCCGCGATAGTTTCCTCGCACGGTCAGCCCGCCTTCGGACGGCGGGCACCCGAAACGAGGAAACATCATGGTCGATCTGATCCCGCGCGCGCATCTCTTCGGCAACCCGACGCGCTACGGTCATCAGATCAGCCCCGACGGGCGCCGCCTCGGTTGGGTGGCGCCCCACGAGGGCGTGCTCAACATCTGGTCGGCGCCGATCGACGACCTCGACGCCGCCGTGCCCGTCACCACCGATCGGCGCCGCGGCATCGATGCCTACGCCTTCGCCTATGACGGGCGCCACCTGCTCTACGTGCAGGACGCGGACGGCGACGAGAACCACCACCTCTACGCCGTCGATCTCACCACGGGCGAGCGGCGCGATCTGACGCCGATCCCCGGCATCGCCGCGGCGATCGTGGGCCTCAGCCGCATCGTGCGCGACCGCGTGCTCGTCGCGATCAACGACCGCGACCCGCGCTTCCACGACCTGCACAGCATCGATCTCGCCACCGGCGAGCGTAGCCTCGTGATCGAGAATCCGGGCTTTGCCGGGTTCCTGATCGACGAGCGCTACGCCGTGCGCTTCGCCTTCCGCAACCTTCCGGACGGTTCGAGCCAGTTGATTGCCCCCGATGGCGCGAACTGGAAGCCGTGGCTCACCTTCCCGCCCGAGGATGCCCGCGTCTCCGGCGCGGAGAATCTCGACGCCGCCGGCACCGCCCTGTTCTGCCGCGACAGCCGCGGGCACAACACCGCGGCGCTCACCCGCATCGATCTCGCCACCGGTGAGACCCGCGTGCTCGCCGCGCACGAGGAGGCGGATATCGGCGCGGTGCTGCAGGATGCCGTGACGCACGAGCCGGTGGCCTACTCGGTCACCCATGCCCGCAAATCCTGGCACGTGCTCGACCCGCGCTTGACCGACGACTTCGCCTTCCTCGAAACACAGGGGCTCGGCGATTGGTACCCGGCGAGCCGGACCGAGGACGATGCGCTCTGGATCGTGGTGGCCCGCGCCGACACCCGCATCGGCGAGGCCGCGGTCTACGACCGGCAGGCAAAGACGCTGCGCTCGCTCGGCAGCGCCCGGCCGGAACTGGAGGGTGCGCCGCTCGCCCCGATGAGCCCGGCGATCATCCGCTCCCGCGATGGGCTCGACCTCGTCTCGTATCTGAGCCGCCCGCTCGATGCACAGGCCCCCGGCCCGCTGGTGCTGCTCGTCCATGGCGGCCCATGGGCGCGCGACAGCTTCGGCTTCGACGGCCTCCATCAATGGCTGGCCAATCGCGGCTATGCCGCGCTCAGCGTCAACTTCCGCTCCTCGACCGGCTTCGGGAAAGCCTTCCTCAATGCGGGCGACCGCGAATGGGGTCGGCGGATGGACGACGACCTCAGCGACGCCGTCGCCTGGGCGGTGGCGCAAGGTGTGGCCGATCCGGCTCGCATCGCGATCATGGGCGGCAGCTACGGCGGCTATGCCACGCTGATGGCGCTGACCCGCAACCCCGGATCGTACGCCTGCGGCATCGACCTCGTCGGCCCGGCCAACCTCGAAACCCTGGTGCGGACGATCCCGCCCTATTGGGAGGCGATGCGGGCGCAGCTCCACCGCGCCATCGGCGATCCCGACACCGAGGAAGGCATGGCGCTGATCCGCGAGCGCTCCCCGGTTTATTTCGCCGACCGGATCAAGGCGCCGCTGCTGATCGTACAGGGCGCCAACGATCCGCGGGTGAAACAGGCCGAGTCGGACCAGATGGTCGCGGCGATGGAGCGCGGCGGCATCCCCGTGACCTACCTGCTGTTTCCGGACGAGGGCCACGGCCTCGTGCGCCCGGCCAACCGGCTGGCCTTCTTCGCGCGTGCAGAAGAGTTCCTGGCACGCCATCTCGGCGGGCGCTGCGAGCCGATCCGCGAGGACGAATCGGCCGGGACGTCGATGCAGGTGGTGCGGGAGGGATAGGCGCGCCTCCCGATCCCATGGCCATGCCGGCGGCCTTCGCCGGCATGGCCTGTCTTGATGCGGAGATCCGCGTTCCGTCAGGCGTCGAGCGTCTGATCCTCGTCCTCGTCGTCGATGTCCACGAGGAAGACGATGTCGGCCTCGTCCTCGTCGTCCGAGCCGTCGCCTTCCGCTTCGTGCTGCGCGTCGGGCTCGAAATCGCCCTCGCCGTCATCGGAGGCGAGCGCGTCCTCGAACTCTTCGATCTCGTCCTCATTGGCCTTGCGTACGATCAGGTCCGACGTGCCGTTCCAGATCGGCTGGCCGTCGATCGTCATCGTGCGGATGTCTTCCTTGAAGCCGTCGCAGGTGAACAGGTCGCGGGCGGTCGCCTCGTCGCCGTTGATGACCGCGATCGCCTTGCCGTCGATCTCGAGCGTGAACATCGGGACTGTCCTCGAAAGAGGGAAAAGAGCCGCGGGCCGACGGGCGGCACTGCGCGGGAAACCCGCACCGGACTGGCCGGGTTCGGCGGCGCTTGTAGGACGCCGGGGCCGGATTCGTCGATGGGCGAAAGCCGCGCGTTCAGGGCAATCGCCGCAAAGCGACGAACCACGCTCGCGAATTTGCTTCAGGTGCCGCTGCTGCCCCGCGAGACGGCCCGCTTCACGACGGCCTGAACCTCGCGGTTCGACAGGAACAGATCGTGGTTGAAGAGGCCGCCGCCGTAATCCGACGCATCGGCCACGCGCACGCCCAGAGCCTCCAGGCGCTCCCGGTCGGCGGCGCCCGCACGGACGACGCCGCCGGCAATGGCGCCCGACAGTTCGAGCGCGCGGTCGTTCGTCGCCGAGATGACGGTGATGCGCTTGGCGTCCGGGCCCAGGCGCTCGACGCCGTTGGTGAACAGGTCGATGTCGATGTCGGGCGCGGCAAGTACCACCGCGCCGATCCGGGCGACCGCCGCCTCGCCGGCCTCGGCCCGCAGCATGCGCAGCGTCTCCAGTGTGAGGAGCGTGCCCATCGAGTGGGCGACGATGTGGATGCGCCCGCCGCTCGGCGTGGTCGCCACGGTCTTCAAGAGGTCCTCGAACGCGTCGCGGGACCACAGCGCGCTCTCGCGGTCGTAGCCGTAATCGAAGGTCGCCGCCGCCGAGGGCCATGTAAACAGGGCCGATGCCCCGTTGAAGCGGATGCCGTCGGAGAGGCGGGCGGCGCTGATCGCGGCCGATTCGAAGCTTTCGCGGTAGCCGTGGACGTAGATCAGCACGTCGCGGCCGAAGGCGGATTGGGCGAAGGCCGCCGCCGCGCCCGACCCCGTCGTGACGTCGCCGACGGAGCGGACGCCCCAATCGCCGCCCACCACCGCCGAAACCTTGCCGATCAGTGAGCGGTCCGGCGCGGTCATGCGCGCCTCGGCAAAGCTCAGGCCCCGGCCGCGCTCCGAGCCGAAGAACGGCGCTTTGGGCGGATTGCCGGCGGCAGGGCGACGGGTGGTGGCGATGAGGAGCACCGGGCTCACGTCGAGCGCCGACTGCGTCTCGCCGACGGCGCCGGTGGCGAGCCCGTCCATCACGCAACCCGACAGGGCAGGGGAGAGTCCGGCCACGCCAGCCAACCCCATGAGGCGCAGGAGAGAGCGGCGGGTGGCGTCGGAGGGCTGCATGAGCGGTTTCGAGTCCCCGAGGAATCCCGCTCCGGTGGCAAGCCGGCGCTGGGCGCTCCTCCTTCACGCACGATCTTGACCGTGGCGGGGCACGATTGGGGTTTTGGGCACTCGACGCCCGCGCGGCGCCCCGGCATGAAGGGGCCATGAGCGCGACCCTTCCCGACATGGACACACTCCGCGAGCGGCTTCTGGCCGGCGAGCGAGCGGCGCTTGCCCGCGCCATCACG from the Methylorubrum extorquens genome contains:
- a CDS encoding putative Acylaminoacyl-peptidase (Evidence 3 : Putative function from multiple computational evidences; Product type e : enzyme), producing the protein MVDLIPRAHLFGNPTRYGHQISPDGRRLGWVAPHEGVLNIWSAPIDDLDAAVPVTTDRRRGIDAYAFAYDGRHLLYVQDADGDENHHLYAVDLTTGERRDLTPIPGIAAAIVGLSRIVRDRVLVAINDRDPRFHDLHSIDLATGERSLVIENPGFAGFLIDERYAVRFAFRNLPDGSSQLIAPDGANWKPWLTFPPEDARVSGAENLDAAGTALFCRDSRGHNTAALTRIDLATGETRVLAAHEEADIGAVLQDAVTHEPVAYSVTHARKSWHVLDPRLTDDFAFLETQGLGDWYPASRTEDDALWIVVARADTRIGEAAVYDRQAKTLRSLGSARPELEGAPLAPMSPAIIRSRDGLDLVSYLSRPLDAQAPGPLVLLVHGGPWARDSFGFDGLHQWLANRGYAALSVNFRSSTGFGKAFLNAGDREWGRRMDDDLSDAVAWAVAQGVADPARIAIMGGSYGGYATLMALTRNPGSYACGIDLVGPANLETLVRTIPPYWEAMRAQLHRAIGDPDTEEGMALIRERSPVYFADRIKAPLLIVQGANDPRVKQAESDQMVAAMERGGIPVTYLLFPDEGHGLVRPANRLAFFARAEEFLARHLGGRCEPIREDESAGTSMQVVREG
- a CDS encoding conserved protein of unknown function (Evidence 4 : Unknown function but conserved in other organisms), producing MFTLEIDGKAIAVINGDEATARDLFTCDGFKEDIRTMTIDGQPIWNGTSDLIVRKANEDEIEEFEDALASDDGEGDFEPDAQHEAEGDGSDDEDEADIVFLVDIDDEDEDQTLDA
- a CDS encoding conserved protein of unknown function; putative exported protein (Evidence 4 : Unknown function but conserved in other organisms) translates to MQPSDATRRSLLRLMGLAGVAGLSPALSGCVMDGLATGAVGETQSALDVSPVLLIATTRRPAAGNPPKAPFFGSERGRGLSFAEARMTAPDRSLIGKVSAVVGGDWGVRSVGDVTTGSGAAAAFAQSAFGRDVLIYVHGYRESFESAAISAARLSDGIRFNGASALFTWPSAAATFDYGYDRESALWSRDAFEDLLKTVATTPSGGRIHIVAHSMGTLLTLETLRMLRAEAGEAAVARIGAVVLAAPDIDIDLFTNGVERLGPDAKRITVISATNDRALELSGAIAGGVVRAGAADRERLEALGVRVADASDYGGGLFNHDLFLSNREVQAVVKRAVSRGSSGT